One window from the genome of Nocardioides panaciterrulae encodes:
- a CDS encoding helix-turn-helix domain-containing protein: MEQREAVRRALVADPARVVDDVVGAIRAQIPAYRALSPAQLEEVSAIAGWAASRILELWVADEQLAPADVARFRGIGAARALDGRPLPVVLRAYRVAGTRVTDLVAEAGGDRLTVEDALALARLWMASVDTLSEALYAGHSAASERLSGDRDRALADLLEDLLDGRQATRTALADRCRELGVTLPAAPAVLVTTGPAPADALLARTRERTTVALLADPGRAGERAPQGPLPHMPVTCCLVTARSTDDVPRAHRLAALAVEHAPARATAGGPLGEADALVLALLAAHRDADPARLAGLVLGPLADQPHLVAGLDAYLETGSASAAAATLGLHPQTMRHRLRRLVQRTGRDPRRPWDRFVLEVARTIAAADGPAPAPAR, encoded by the coding sequence GTGGAGCAGCGTGAGGCGGTACGACGGGCCCTGGTCGCCGACCCGGCCCGGGTGGTGGACGACGTGGTGGGCGCGATCCGGGCCCAGATCCCGGCGTACCGCGCCCTCTCGCCAGCCCAGCTCGAGGAGGTCTCGGCGATCGCCGGCTGGGCCGCCTCGCGCATCCTCGAGCTGTGGGTGGCCGACGAGCAGCTGGCGCCCGCCGACGTGGCGCGGTTCCGGGGCATCGGCGCCGCGCGGGCGCTGGACGGCCGGCCGCTGCCGGTGGTGCTCCGGGCCTACCGGGTGGCCGGCACCCGGGTGACCGACCTGGTCGCCGAGGCCGGCGGCGACCGGCTGACCGTCGAGGACGCGCTCGCCCTGGCCCGGCTGTGGATGGCCAGCGTCGACACGCTCTCCGAGGCGCTCTACGCGGGCCACTCCGCGGCCAGCGAACGGCTCAGCGGCGACCGGGACCGGGCGCTGGCGGACCTCCTCGAGGACCTGCTCGACGGTCGCCAGGCCACCCGGACCGCGCTCGCCGACCGGTGCCGCGAGCTCGGCGTCACGCTGCCGGCCGCGCCCGCGGTCCTGGTGACCACCGGGCCGGCGCCGGCGGATGCCCTCCTCGCCCGGACCCGGGAGCGGACCACCGTCGCGCTGCTGGCAGACCCGGGTCGTGCGGGTGAGCGGGCGCCGCAGGGCCCGCTCCCCCACATGCCCGTGACCTGCTGCCTGGTCACCGCCCGCAGCACCGACGACGTGCCGCGCGCGCACCGCCTGGCCGCGCTCGCGGTCGAGCACGCTCCGGCCCGGGCCACCGCCGGCGGCCCGCTCGGCGAGGCGGACGCGCTGGTGCTGGCGCTGCTGGCCGCCCACCGCGACGCCGACCCCGCCCGACTGGCCGGGCTGGTGCTCGGCCCGCTGGCCGACCAGCCGCACCTGGTGGCCGGCCTCGACGCCTACCTCGAGACCGGCAGCGCCAGCGCGGCGGCCGCGACCCTGGGCCTGCATCCGCAGACCATGCGGCACCGGCTGCGCCGACTCGTCCAGCGCACCGGCCGCGACCCGCGCCGGCCCTGGGACCGGTTCGTGCTGGAGGTCGCCCGGACGATCGCCGCAGCGGACGGTCCCGCGCCCGCGCCCGCGCGGTAG
- a CDS encoding FAD-binding dehydrogenase has translation MDTDVVVVGAGLAGLVAAAEAADAGRRVVLVDQEGEQSLGGQAFWSLGGLFLVDTPEQRRMGIRDSHDLALQDWLGSAQFDRAEDHWPRQWAEAYVDFAAGEKRAWLRAMGHRLFPVVGWAERGDGRAEGHGNSVPRFHLTWGTGPGVVEPFERRVREHVASGRIRFAFRHRVDEVLVEDGAAVGVRGAVLVPTGVDRGRPSSRVVTGDFELRGQAVIVTSGGIGGDHDLVRRSWPARLGEPPRTMVSGVPAHVDGRMLAISEAAGARVINPDRMWHYVEGIRNWDPIWENHGIRILPGPSSLWLDATGRRLPAPYFPGFDTLGTLRHLRTTGHDYSWFVLTQKIIEKEFALSGSEQNPDLTGKDVRLLLSRVKKGAPGPVEAFKQHGSDFVVASTLRELVEGMNRVGEPGLIDETALRRLIEQHDREIDNSYGKDAQVTAIHCARRYRGDRLIRVARPHKLLDPKAGPLIAVRLNILTRKTLGGLETDLSGRCLTPAGPPLPGLYAAGEVNGFGGGGMHGYNALEGTFLGGCLFSGRTAGRAAAAACL, from the coding sequence ATGGACACCGACGTCGTCGTGGTGGGGGCCGGGCTGGCCGGGCTGGTCGCGGCCGCCGAGGCCGCGGACGCCGGCCGCCGCGTGGTGCTGGTCGACCAGGAGGGCGAGCAGTCGCTGGGCGGCCAGGCGTTCTGGAGCCTCGGCGGGCTGTTCCTCGTCGACACCCCCGAGCAGCGGCGGATGGGCATCCGGGACTCCCACGACCTCGCCCTGCAGGACTGGCTCGGCAGCGCGCAGTTCGACCGCGCCGAGGACCACTGGCCGCGGCAGTGGGCCGAGGCGTACGTCGACTTCGCCGCCGGCGAGAAGCGCGCCTGGCTGCGCGCGATGGGCCACCGGCTGTTCCCGGTCGTCGGCTGGGCCGAGCGCGGCGACGGCCGGGCCGAGGGGCACGGCAACTCGGTGCCGCGGTTCCACCTCACCTGGGGGACCGGGCCGGGCGTGGTCGAGCCGTTCGAGCGGCGGGTGCGCGAGCACGTGGCGAGCGGGCGGATCCGGTTCGCGTTCCGGCACCGGGTCGACGAGGTGCTGGTCGAGGACGGTGCGGCGGTGGGCGTGCGGGGCGCGGTGCTCGTGCCGACCGGCGTCGACCGGGGCCGCCCGAGCAGCCGGGTCGTGACCGGCGACTTCGAGCTGCGCGGCCAGGCGGTGATCGTGACCAGCGGCGGCATCGGCGGCGACCACGACCTGGTCCGCCGGTCGTGGCCGGCGCGGCTCGGCGAGCCGCCGCGGACCATGGTCTCCGGGGTGCCCGCGCACGTGGACGGCCGGATGCTCGCGATCAGCGAGGCCGCCGGCGCCCGGGTGATCAACCCCGACCGGATGTGGCACTACGTCGAGGGCATCCGCAACTGGGACCCGATCTGGGAGAACCACGGCATCCGGATCCTCCCCGGCCCGTCGTCGCTGTGGCTGGACGCGACCGGCCGCCGGCTGCCCGCGCCGTACTTCCCGGGCTTCGACACGCTCGGCACCCTGCGCCACCTACGCACGACCGGGCACGACTACTCGTGGTTCGTGCTGACCCAGAAGATCATCGAGAAGGAGTTCGCGCTCTCCGGTTCCGAGCAGAACCCCGACCTCACCGGCAAGGACGTCCGGCTGCTGCTGTCGCGGGTGAAGAAGGGCGCGCCCGGGCCGGTCGAGGCGTTCAAGCAGCACGGATCGGACTTCGTGGTCGCCTCCACGCTGCGCGAGCTGGTCGAGGGCATGAACCGGGTCGGCGAGCCCGGCCTGATCGACGAGACCGCGCTGCGCCGGCTGATCGAGCAGCACGACCGCGAGATCGACAACTCCTACGGCAAGGACGCCCAGGTGACCGCGATCCACTGCGCCCGGCGCTACCGCGGCGACCGGCTGATCCGGGTTGCCCGGCCGCACAAGCTGCTCGACCCGAAGGCCGGCCCGCTGATCGCCGTCCGGCTGAACATCCTCACCCGCAAGACCCTCGGTGGTCTCGAGACCGACCTGTCCGGACGCTGCCTGACCCCCGCCGGCCCCCCGCTGCCCGGGCTGTACGCCGCCGGCGAGGTCAACGGTTTCGGGGGTGGGGGCATGCACGGCTACAACGCGCTCGAGGGCACCTTCCTCGGCGGCTGCCTGTTCAGCGGCCGGACCGCGGGCCGGGCCGCGGCCGCGGCCTGCCTGTAG